One part of the Leptospira saintgironsiae genome encodes these proteins:
- a CDS encoding alpha/beta hydrolase, which translates to MATATKNKIKKSAGKPKLGKTGVNSHPVSLEFTEEMKGFVSMPGSFNYQEDYAAGKKAGNYLMFHLTIRVNDTQFFVYDPNETGEAIGWVECQPLGGRFEVEKGVFNCFVDYGKPSANEKHMKYRLFLKNKAGKKITLNGFKKVVDDGILNIWRDTSTLYTTVYEGYVDEKAEPKANVLAKGILHILEKDFIKQMTTFKSNGRTFSERKDALFRFGELFMGNLWEIYGAQFRKAEPELWRERDIPVFTLDGVKNSKITFHPFTTDDKISLNLVRFQKKESKDVVILMHGLTTSTDMFVMPEHKNLVTYLHENGFTDVWSFDWRGSLRFNYNLFPHRYTLDDIALYDVPAALKVVKDAVGAGKRIHFVVHCVGSISFFMSLFGGKIDGVTSVVSNSVSLTPNVPTWSKIKLAFSPFLMESVFRFPNVNPRWYYLPGLASGKLLSRFVSLFHHECDEPACHMLSLMWGTGWPACYEHANLPDVTHRRVGDLFGATSMNYYRHIRKAVGRKAMIKFKPTDSRYDSLPNNYLDKASDVKTPVLFMTGDQNKVFKDSNIIAYETLNRLNPGNKNELFIAEGYGHQDTLMGKKSDKDVFPRIVEFLRKNSNGVKKG; encoded by the coding sequence TTGGCTACAGCGACGAAAAATAAAATAAAAAAAAGCGCCGGTAAACCTAAGTTAGGCAAAACAGGAGTCAATTCTCATCCAGTAAGTTTAGAATTTACTGAGGAAATGAAAGGTTTCGTTTCCATGCCCGGATCTTTTAATTACCAAGAAGATTATGCTGCGGGGAAGAAGGCCGGAAACTATTTGATGTTTCACCTAACAATCCGAGTGAATGATACTCAGTTTTTTGTTTATGATCCAAATGAAACTGGAGAAGCAATTGGTTGGGTAGAATGCCAACCTTTAGGCGGAAGATTCGAAGTAGAAAAAGGTGTTTTTAACTGCTTCGTGGATTATGGAAAACCCTCTGCCAACGAAAAACATATGAAATACCGTTTGTTCCTTAAGAACAAAGCAGGGAAGAAGATTACCTTAAACGGATTTAAGAAGGTAGTAGACGACGGCATTTTAAATATCTGGAGAGATACTTCTACCCTTTATACAACTGTATACGAAGGATATGTAGATGAAAAAGCAGAACCTAAGGCGAATGTTCTCGCAAAAGGTATATTACATATATTAGAAAAAGATTTTATTAAGCAGATGACAACTTTCAAGTCCAATGGCCGTACTTTTTCAGAAAGAAAAGATGCACTGTTTAGATTTGGTGAATTGTTCATGGGGAATCTCTGGGAAATTTACGGAGCCCAATTCAGAAAAGCAGAACCTGAATTATGGAGAGAAAGAGATATCCCTGTATTCACTTTGGATGGAGTTAAAAATTCCAAGATCACTTTTCATCCATTCACTACAGATGATAAAATATCTCTAAATCTAGTACGTTTTCAGAAGAAGGAGAGCAAGGACGTTGTAATACTCATGCACGGGCTTACTACTTCTACAGATATGTTCGTTATGCCTGAGCATAAGAACCTTGTGACATATTTGCATGAGAACGGATTCACTGATGTTTGGAGTTTCGATTGGAGAGGAAGTTTACGTTTTAATTATAATCTTTTTCCTCATAGATATACTTTGGACGATATCGCTCTTTATGATGTTCCCGCTGCTTTAAAAGTAGTTAAAGACGCAGTGGGTGCTGGTAAAAGGATCCATTTCGTTGTACATTGTGTGGGATCCATCTCCTTCTTTATGAGTTTGTTCGGAGGAAAGATTGATGGAGTGACAAGTGTAGTTTCTAATAGTGTTTCTCTCACTCCTAATGTGCCGACTTGGTCTAAGATCAAATTGGCATTCTCTCCTTTTTTGATGGAGTCTGTTTTTAGATTCCCGAATGTAAACCCTCGTTGGTATTATCTGCCTGGTTTGGCTTCCGGAAAGCTACTCTCGAGATTCGTAAGTCTTTTTCATCACGAATGTGACGAGCCTGCTTGCCATATGTTGAGTTTGATGTGGGGAACGGGATGGCCTGCTTGTTATGAACATGCTAATCTTCCTGATGTTACTCATAGAAGGGTTGGGGATCTGTTTGGGGCGACTTCTATGAACTATTATAGACATATCAGAAAGGCAGTTGGTCGTAAGGCCATGATCAAGTTTAAGCCTACTGACAGTCGTTATGATTCTCTTCCGAATAATTATCTAGATAAGGCATCTGATGTCAAAACTCCGGTCCTCTTTATGACGGGTGACCAAAATAAAGTATTCAAAGATTCTAATATTATAGCTTACGAAACATTGAATCGTTTGAATCCAGGCAATAAAAACGAACTGTTTATCGCCGAGGGTTATGGCCATCAGGATACTCTGATGGGGAAAAAGAGCGATAAGGATGTGTTCCCTAGGATAGTGGAGTTCCTGCGTAAGAATTCCAACGGAGTGAAAAAAGGATAA